GGAGATCGGTCGGCTCAAGATGGAGCTCGACTGGCTCAAAAAAAAATCAGGCGCTGACGCTTGAGGGAAAGCGGACCTCCATCGATCCCGAGCACCCTTCGATCAGTGTTCGTCGGCAATGTGACCTCCTTGATCTTAACCGGTCCAGCTTCTACTACGCGAGCTCTTCCGCGACGGAGACGGCGGAGAACCTTGAAATCATGGAGCTCATCGACGGCCGGTACACCTGCGCCCCCTCTTACGGGAGCCGCCGGATGACGGCCTGGCTGCGTCGACAGGGACAGGACGTGAACCGCAAACGGATCGGACGGCTGATGAGGCTTATGGGGCTCGAAGGGATTGGCCCCAAACCGGGAACCAGCAAGCCTCACCCCGAACATGAGATTTATCCCTACCTGCTCCGGAACGCCGTCATCGTCAGACCGAATCAGGTCTGGAGCACCGATGTCACCTACCTCCCGATGAGTGGCGGTTTCATGTACCTCGCGGCCGTCATCGATTGGCACAGCCGCTTCGTCCTCTCCTGGGAACTTTCCAACACCCTGGACGCAGAGTTCTGCGTCGTCGCCCTCGACAGGGCTCTTCGGCAGGGA
The DNA window shown above is from Aminithiophilus ramosus and carries:
- a CDS encoding IS3 family transposase (programmed frameshift), which produces MAAKRQRRSAEFKSKVAFAALKGDKTLAQLSGEFEVSAVQIGQWKKQLLQGGPEIFQRKGTPMDVETLMAPLYQEIGRLKMELDWLKKKSQALTLEGKRTSIDPEHPSISVRRQCDLLDLNRSSFYYASSSATETAENLEIMELIDGRYTCAPSYGSRRMTAWLRRQGQDVNRKRIGRLMRLMGLEGIGPKPGTSKPHPEHEIYPYLLRNAVIVRPNQVWSTDVTYLPMSGGFMYLAAVIDWHSRFVLSWELSNTLDAEFCVVALDRALRQGTPEIFNTDQSCQFTSKAFLSLLKEKEIRISMDGRGRALDNIFVERFWRTLKYEWLYLNDYERVRDLRCGLREYMDFYNGERLHSSLNYRTPREVHFADREGPMAV